From a single Candidatus Palauibacter australiensis genomic region:
- a CDS encoding PIN domain-containing protein, giving the protein MIAVDTNILVYAHRRESPLHESAKALVGALAERDGAWAIPWPCCYEFMGIVTNRRIWHEAASPPDRAWAQLRAWAESPSCRLLAETETEEFLDLLQRLVTRPRVRGPLVHDARVAAICLAHGTDILLTRDRDFALFPELTARDPWRMDPGGRTD; this is encoded by the coding sequence GTGATCGCGGTCGATACCAACATCCTCGTCTACGCGCACCGGCGGGAGTCGCCCCTGCATGAGTCGGCGAAGGCTTTGGTGGGGGCGCTGGCCGAGCGCGACGGCGCGTGGGCCATTCCCTGGCCCTGCTGCTACGAGTTCATGGGCATCGTCACAAACCGCCGCATCTGGCATGAGGCGGCAAGCCCGCCCGACCGCGCCTGGGCCCAGCTTCGCGCGTGGGCCGAGTCCCCCTCGTGCCGTCTGCTTGCAGAAACGGAGACGGAGGAGTTCCTCGATCTCTTGCAGCGCTTGGTCACGCGACCCCGAGTCCGCGGACCGCTCGTCCACGATGCGCGCGTTGCCGCCATTTGCCTCGCCCACGGCACCGACATCCTCCTCACCCGAGACCGCGACTTCGCGCTCTTCCCCGAACTCACGGCGCGCGACCCGTGGCGAATGGACCCCGGCGGGCGCACCGACTGA